ACCGGCAGGGACAGAAAGAGCAGCACCGGCCGGATCAGCGCGTTCACCAGGCCCAGCACCAGCGCGGCCACCAGCACCTCACGGGGCTGCGCTCCCCCCTCGAAAGACACGCCCTGCGGATACAGGCGGCTCGTCAGCCACAGGGCCAGGGCGTTGACGCCGATTTTGATGACAAAGGAACGCATGGTTTCAGCCTAGAACAAGGCGCCGGCCGTGCGGCGCGAAAATTTCCGTGCACGGCCTGAATGGAAACAGCGCGAGGAAACCCGCTGAAGTCTCCCCGCGCTGTTTCTGGAAAGCAGTCTTATACCATTTCGCATTGAGGAGTTTCCAGAGGAACTCCTCAATGCCGAGCGGCGCGAGTGGAAAAAAGTACGAGCTGGCCGCAATGGAGTTCCATTTTGGTGTTCTTCCAAAGTGGAACGAAATGAAGGCGAGATCGTATTACAGTCCGAAGCGGGCGTAGATGTGGTCGACTTCGCGCAGATACCAGCCCAGATCGAACGCCGCGTCGAGTTCTGAGGCACTGAGCGGCATTTCAGGGTCGGCTTCGAGCAGCTCGCGCAGTCCCTCGCCGCTTTCCCAGGAGCGTAGGCTGGCGCGCTGAACGATGGCGTAGGCGCCTTCGCGCGACAGCCCGCCGTCGATCAGCTGGTGCAGCACCCGCTGGCTGAACACCAGCCCGCCCAGGCTGTTCAAATTCGCCAGCATGCGCTCGGGAAAGACCACCAGGTCCCGTAGCACTCCGGTCAGGCGCCGGGTGGCGTAGCTCGCCACCGTGGTCGCGTCGGGCAGAATCACCCGCTCCGCGCTGGAGTGACTGATGTCGCGCTCGTGCCACAGGGTCACGTTTTCCAGGGCCGTCACCAGAAAGCCGCGCAGCAGCCGGGCCATGCCAGTCACGTTCTCGGTCAGGATCGGGTTTTTCTTGTGCGGCATGGAGCTTGAACCCTTCTGGCCCACGCTGAAGGGCTCCATGGCCTCGCGAACCTCGGAACGCTGCAGGTGACGCACCTCGGTGGCGATCTTCTCCAGGGTCGTGCCGAAAATCGCCAGTGCCGAGAGCACCTCGGCGTGCCGGTCACGCGCCAGGGTCTGGTTGGTCACGGGAGCGGCCGTCCAGTTCCACTTTTCCGCCACCCGCTCCTCGACTTCGGGGCTGACGTGGGCATAGGTGCCGACCGAGCCCGACAGCATCACGACCTGCACGCGCCTGCGGGCCGCGGCCAGGCGCTCGAGGTCGCGGTCCAGGGTCGCCATCCAGTTCAGGAACTTCAGCCCGAAGGTCATCGGCTCGGCGTGAATACCGTGTGTGCGCCCGATGGTGGGCGTGTGCTTGTAGCGCACGGCCTGCTCCTGGCACACGGCGCGCAGGGCCCTCACGTCCGTCTCGATCAGGGCCAGCGCTTCGTCGAGCAGCAGGTTCTGGGCGGTGTCCACCACGTCGGTGCTGGTGAGGCCGTGATGCACGAAGCGGGCGTTCTCGCCGTAGCGTTCGGTCAGGGCCGTCGTGAAGGCCACGATGTCATGCCGGGTGACCGACTCGATCTCGGCTACCCGCAGCGCAAAGGCCTCGTCCAGCGGATCGGCGCCCGTGCGCCGGGTGAGGTCGTCGTGCGCTTCGCGTGGCACCTCGCCGAATTCTGCCTGGGCGTCCATGGCGGCGAGCTCGACTTTCAGCCAGGCGCGGTAGCGGTTGGCCTCACTCCACAGCGCTTTCATTTCCTTGGTCTGGTAGCGGTCAATCACGCCCCAAACTGTACCAGGGAGCCGGCGCTCGCGGTCCGCTCAGCGGAATCCGGCGCCGACCGTGAAGAGTCGCTCGTTCACGCCGACCCACAGCACCTTGACGCCCGGAGTGAGCAGCACGTCGGAGGGAACGTACATCTGCCAGTCCTTGTTCAGGGCGATCACCTCGGGAAGCCCGGCGACTTTCTGCAGCTGGTTTTGATAATTCGAACAGTAGTAGGTGCCCGGACGGTGGGTGAGATCGTACGGCAGTCCCTTGAGCCGCTCGACTTCCTTGCGCATCACGCTCAGGTGTTCCTCGCGCGCGCCCACGTCGAGCACG
The Deinococcus peraridilitoris DSM 19664 genome window above contains:
- the purB gene encoding adenylosuccinate lyase; protein product: MIDRYQTKEMKALWSEANRYRAWLKVELAAMDAQAEFGEVPREAHDDLTRRTGADPLDEAFALRVAEIESVTRHDIVAFTTALTERYGENARFVHHGLTSTDVVDTAQNLLLDEALALIETDVRALRAVCQEQAVRYKHTPTIGRTHGIHAEPMTFGLKFLNWMATLDRDLERLAAARRRVQVVMLSGSVGTYAHVSPEVEERVAEKWNWTAAPVTNQTLARDRHAEVLSALAIFGTTLEKIATEVRHLQRSEVREAMEPFSVGQKGSSSMPHKKNPILTENVTGMARLLRGFLVTALENVTLWHERDISHSSAERVILPDATTVASYATRRLTGVLRDLVVFPERMLANLNSLGGLVFSQRVLHQLIDGGLSREGAYAIVQRASLRSWESGEGLRELLEADPEMPLSASELDAAFDLGWYLREVDHIYARFGL
- a CDS encoding phage holin family protein codes for the protein MRSFVIKIGVNALALWLTSRLYPQGVSFEGGAQPREVLVAALVLGLVNALIRPVLLFLSLPVTLLTLGLFALVVNAVVLWLVASVTSLNIGGPLEALWGALVLAIVSWLLDALLNSRTKRAGR